A region of Ammoniphilus oxalaticus DNA encodes the following proteins:
- the uvrB gene encoding excinuclease ABC subunit UvrB, protein MERFKLVSEFEPKGDQPQAIRQLVEQLQNGEKYQTLLGATGTGKTFTVAQTIAQLNKPTLIMAHNKTLAAQLCSEFKEFFPENAVEYFVSYYDYYQPEAYIPHTDTYIEKDASINDEIDKLRHSATSSLFERRDVIIVASVSAIYGLGSPQDYRDLLLSLRTGMERSRDEMLRKLVDIQYERNDINFTRGTFRVRGDVVEIFPISTSEQAIRVEFFGDEIERMTEIDVLTGEIIGERQHVAIFPASHYVTSGETMRVALKNIEIELEERLAELRANDKLLEAQRLEQRTRYDMEMMQEMGFCSGIENYSRHLTGLPAGATPYTLFDYFPDDMLIVIDESHITLPQIRGMYNGDKARKDMLIDHGFRLPSARDNRPMRFEEFEEKIDQIVFVSATPGPYELEHAPNIVEQVIRPTGLLDPVIEVRPIKGQIDDLIGEINGRIERKERVLVTTLTKKMSEDLSDYLKDVGIKVKYLHSDIKTIERMQIIRDLRLGTFDVLVGINLLREGLDLPEVSLVTILDADKQGFLRDERSLIQTIGRAARNASGQVIMYADQMTHSMQRAIEETERRRQIQQEHNERHGITPQTIQKAIRDIIEATRVAEEGEDYLPTKEYQKMNKKERKTFIDNLEAEMKDAARHLQFERAAELRDLILELKVEG, encoded by the coding sequence TTGGAACGTTTTAAACTGGTTTCTGAATTTGAACCGAAGGGCGATCAGCCGCAAGCAATCCGCCAATTGGTTGAACAATTGCAAAATGGGGAAAAATATCAAACACTACTCGGGGCGACGGGCACAGGCAAGACGTTTACCGTCGCTCAAACCATTGCTCAACTTAATAAACCTACGCTGATCATGGCCCACAATAAGACATTAGCCGCCCAGCTATGCAGCGAATTTAAAGAGTTTTTCCCTGAAAATGCGGTCGAATATTTTGTTAGTTACTACGACTATTATCAACCGGAAGCGTACATTCCGCATACCGATACGTATATTGAAAAAGATGCAAGCATTAATGATGAAATTGACAAGCTGAGGCACTCGGCGACAAGCTCTTTATTTGAGCGACGCGACGTGATTATCGTTGCGAGTGTGTCCGCCATTTACGGATTGGGATCACCGCAAGATTATCGGGACTTGTTACTTTCATTGCGAACTGGCATGGAACGAAGCCGCGATGAGATGTTGCGTAAGTTGGTCGACATACAATATGAACGAAATGATATTAACTTCACGCGCGGGACATTTCGCGTGCGTGGCGATGTCGTCGAGATTTTCCCAATTTCAACGAGTGAGCAAGCGATTCGCGTCGAGTTTTTCGGAGATGAAATTGAGCGAATGACGGAAATTGATGTGTTGACTGGCGAGATCATTGGTGAACGTCAGCACGTCGCTATCTTTCCTGCGTCACACTACGTTACTTCGGGTGAAACAATGCGTGTCGCTTTAAAGAATATTGAAATTGAATTGGAAGAACGGCTCGCTGAGTTGCGAGCGAACGATAAGTTGCTGGAAGCGCAGCGGCTTGAACAACGCACCCGTTACGATATGGAAATGATGCAGGAAATGGGATTCTGTTCAGGTATTGAAAACTACTCGCGCCATTTGACAGGCTTGCCCGCAGGCGCGACCCCATACACGTTGTTTGACTATTTTCCAGATGATATGCTGATCGTAATTGATGAGTCGCACATTACACTGCCGCAAATTCGCGGGATGTATAATGGGGACAAAGCCCGAAAAGATATGTTGATTGACCATGGGTTCCGTTTACCTTCAGCGCGCGATAACCGACCGATGCGTTTTGAGGAATTTGAAGAAAAAATTGATCAGATCGTGTTCGTGTCGGCGACGCCGGGTCCTTATGAGTTAGAGCATGCCCCGAATATTGTGGAACAAGTAATCCGTCCGACAGGTTTGCTCGATCCTGTGATCGAGGTGCGTCCGATCAAGGGACAGATTGATGATTTGATCGGGGAAATTAACGGACGAATCGAACGGAAAGAAAGAGTATTGGTTACGACGCTAACGAAAAAGATGTCTGAAGATTTGTCCGATTATTTGAAAGATGTTGGGATTAAAGTGAAGTATTTACACTCGGATATTAAAACGATTGAGCGGATGCAGATCATTCGCGATCTTCGATTGGGAACGTTTGATGTGCTCGTTGGAATTAACTTGTTGCGAGAAGGCTTAGATTTGCCGGAAGTGTCGTTGGTGACGATATTGGATGCGGATAAACAAGGTTTTTTACGCGACGAACGATCCTTAATTCAAACGATTGGACGGGCGGCCCGTAACGCGTCTGGACAAGTGATTATGTACGCCGATCAAATGACCCACTCGATGCAACGGGCGATCGAAGAGACAGAACGTCGCCGTCAGATTCAGCAAGAGCACAACGAACGGCACGGGATTACGCCGCAAACGATTCAAAAGGCGATTCGCGATATTATCGAAGCGACGAGAGTGGCCGAAGAGGGCGAAGATTATTTGCCGACGAAAGAGTACCAAAAGATGAACAAGAAGGAGCGGAAAACCTTTATCGACAACCTAGAGGCGGAGATGAAGGACGCGGCGAGACATTTGCAGTTTGAGCGCGCGGCGGAATTGCGCGACCTAATTCTGGAATTGAAAGTGGAAGGATGA
- a CDS encoding DUF2198 family protein, translated as MFVKLLIAFVAPFALMVSLSRFSLNMIVGALATIGIMMAVFEGYNHGPTPMAIGTVSLIGGYFVSRKLLKNIKLTE; from the coding sequence ATGTTTGTAAAATTGCTCATCGCTTTCGTTGCGCCGTTTGCATTGATGGTCAGTTTGTCTCGTTTTTCTCTAAATATGATTGTGGGGGCGCTGGCTACGATCGGAATTATGATGGCCGTTTTTGAGGGGTACAATCACGGTCCAACACCGATGGCGATCGGAACGGTCTCATTGATCGGCGGGTATTTCGTATCTCGTAAATTGCTAAAGAATATAAAATTGACAGAATAA
- a CDS encoding PDZ domain-containing protein, with protein MDWIVSFGSVLMRGIPSIFINPFLYFFLALAWMLYQRQTLFERKLFHRRLNRPWEQWTLTLIYGLLGAIFGSMLLLALGVILQPFDLWTIVALSFIFSFFHVQLLSFTYAVGCYALIAAVVQLWPQGQSIAAFAWLWERLALTDVASIIGLAAILYFVEAFLVRRNRGRGATPIFLNGKRGRLVGAYQLQKFWMLPMVMVVSIPDGAQGGLGLPSWWPLLLAGDQSNVAIIGFPIMLGFSDLMLSRLPSRKAGQSALALVRVGLVLLLLALFSMWSLWAGAVAGLFALFGHPLLSRWNHWKEWQRPPMFVQLGEGAVVLAVFPDTPAAKMGITSGDVLMKVNDQPITSSKDLYPALQLNSAFCKMEVRNIEGHMKYAQRAVYEGEHHQLGLILAPDERTPYYVDLKPVSIAQLFRQQIDRGA; from the coding sequence GTGGACTGGATTGTTTCATTCGGTTCGGTTTTAATGAGAGGGATTCCTTCTATATTTATAAATCCTTTTCTCTATTTTTTCTTGGCGCTGGCCTGGATGCTTTACCAGCGTCAAACGTTATTTGAACGAAAGTTGTTTCATCGACGCCTGAACCGACCTTGGGAACAATGGACCCTTACGTTAATTTACGGTCTGTTGGGCGCGATTTTTGGTTCGATGTTATTGTTGGCGCTAGGGGTGATCTTGCAGCCTTTTGATTTATGGACGATTGTCGCGCTTAGTTTTATTTTTTCTTTCTTCCATGTACAGTTATTGTCCTTTACCTATGCAGTCGGTTGTTACGCGTTGATTGCAGCCGTTGTTCAATTGTGGCCACAAGGTCAGTCGATCGCCGCGTTTGCATGGTTATGGGAAAGACTCGCCTTGACCGATGTCGCTTCAATTATTGGCTTAGCAGCAATCCTTTATTTTGTAGAGGCTTTTTTAGTTCGCAGGAATCGCGGTCGCGGAGCAACACCGATTTTTTTAAATGGAAAACGGGGGCGATTAGTCGGCGCTTATCAGTTGCAGAAGTTTTGGATGTTGCCGATGGTGATGGTCGTTTCGATTCCCGACGGAGCGCAGGGCGGTCTTGGTTTGCCGTCTTGGTGGCCGTTGTTATTAGCGGGCGATCAATCAAATGTTGCGATCATTGGTTTTCCGATCATGCTCGGTTTTTCTGATTTGATGTTAAGCCGCTTACCGAGCCGAAAAGCGGGTCAATCTGCGCTCGCTCTTGTTCGAGTCGGTTTGGTGTTGCTGTTGCTCGCCTTGTTTAGCATGTGGTCGTTATGGGCGGGAGCCGTTGCGGGTTTATTTGCTTTATTCGGTCATCCATTATTGAGTCGGTGGAACCACTGGAAAGAATGGCAACGACCGCCGATGTTTGTCCAGCTAGGCGAAGGGGCTGTTGTGCTGGCAGTTTTCCCGGACACACCGGCTGCAAAAATGGGGATTACGTCGGGCGATGTTTTAATGAAGGTGAATGACCAGCCAATAACAAGCAGCAAAGATTTATATCCCGCGTTGCAACTCAATTCCGCCTTCTGTAAAATGGAGGTTAGAAACATCGAAGGTCATATGAAATACGCGCAGCGGGCGGTTTACGAAGGAGAGCATCATCAGCTTGGTTTGATTCTAGCGCCAGATGAACGAACTCCTTATTATGTAGACTTAAAGCCTGTCAGTATTGCGCAGCTCTTCCGTCAGCAAATTGACCGAGGAGCGTAA
- a CDS encoding S41 family peptidase — MKRLTLAALLGVTVALSSLFTAAALGSGDGGIGQTVDQFLGKIGLRNSDTDIPKAGRTASGADLQKINEVYRLIKENYLEDVADEKLIDGAINGMLNALEDPYSVYMDPTSTKEFNDSIHSSFEGIGAEVTLDNGKVTIVSPFKGSPAEKAGLRPKDQILKVDGNSLEGLDLYQAVLKIRGPKGSSAKMEVLRPGVKDPLVVEVVRDEIPIETVYSETIERDGMKLGKLEITQFATETADHFKQELEKLEAQKIDGLLVDLRGNPGGLLPAVVDMAQLLVPDEGVILQVEDPNGNRELIKSSSTKKKPYPITVLIDKGSASASEILAGALQENGYTLVGQHSFGKGTVQNTVPLGDDSQLKMTIAKWLTPSGKWINNDGIEPNVKVEQPAYFEAAPIHLEENKTLQFDQNGEEVRNLQVIMSGLGFPTGRSDGYFDEKTATAVKAFQKLNSLPTSGQVDGQTAKAMQEALLNKMKEPENDLQLQAAIQTITKQVKK, encoded by the coding sequence ATGAAAAGGCTAACACTAGCAGCTCTGTTAGGGGTCACCGTCGCGTTAAGTAGCCTCTTTACAGCGGCGGCGCTCGGTTCAGGGGACGGTGGAATTGGACAAACTGTTGATCAATTTCTGGGGAAAATAGGCCTCCGAAATTCGGATACAGACATCCCAAAGGCAGGACGAACCGCTAGCGGGGCAGATCTTCAAAAAATTAACGAAGTATATCGCCTCATCAAAGAAAATTATTTGGAAGATGTTGCGGATGAAAAGCTGATCGATGGTGCAATTAACGGCATGTTAAATGCGTTGGAAGATCCTTATTCGGTCTATATGGATCCGACATCGACGAAGGAATTTAACGACTCGATCCATTCTTCTTTTGAAGGGATCGGAGCGGAAGTGACATTGGATAACGGCAAAGTGACAATCGTGTCGCCGTTCAAAGGATCACCTGCTGAAAAGGCGGGACTAAGACCGAAAGACCAAATTCTAAAAGTTGACGGGAATTCATTAGAAGGCCTTGATTTATATCAAGCAGTGCTTAAGATTCGCGGACCAAAAGGTTCTTCAGCGAAGATGGAAGTACTTCGTCCTGGCGTGAAAGATCCGCTCGTTGTTGAGGTCGTGCGCGACGAAATTCCGATTGAGACGGTGTACAGCGAGACGATTGAACGAGATGGGATGAAATTAGGTAAATTAGAAATCACCCAATTTGCAACGGAAACAGCTGATCATTTTAAACAAGAGCTAGAAAAATTAGAAGCGCAAAAAATAGACGGCTTGCTCGTTGATTTACGCGGGAATCCAGGTGGGTTATTACCGGCTGTCGTCGATATGGCCCAGCTGCTCGTTCCGGATGAAGGTGTCATTTTGCAAGTCGAAGATCCAAACGGGAATCGTGAACTGATTAAATCATCGAGTACAAAGAAAAAACCGTATCCAATTACAGTCTTAATTGACAAAGGAAGCGCGAGCGCATCCGAAATTTTAGCGGGCGCGCTGCAGGAAAATGGCTACACGCTTGTTGGCCAACACTCGTTTGGTAAAGGAACGGTGCAAAATACGGTGCCGCTTGGGGATGATAGTCAGTTGAAGATGACGATTGCCAAATGGTTAACGCCATCTGGCAAATGGATCAACAATGACGGTATTGAACCGAATGTGAAAGTGGAACAGCCTGCTTATTTTGAGGCGGCTCCGATCCATTTAGAAGAAAATAAAACATTGCAATTTGACCAAAATGGCGAGGAAGTGCGTAACCTTCAAGTGATCATGAGCGGACTTGGTTTCCCTACGGGACGTTCAGACGGCTATTTTGATGAAAAGACGGCTACAGCGGTCAAGGCGTTTCAAAAATTGAACAGTTTGCCGACGTCTGGTCAAGTCGATGGGCAAACAGCCAAAGCGATGCAAGAAGCGTTGCTGAACAAGATGAAAGAACCCGAAAATGATCTGCAATTACAAGCTGCGATTCAAACAATAACGAAGCAAGTTAAAAAATAA
- a CDS encoding murein hydrolase activator EnvC family protein — MRKTPLLLVLLLSTSLLTPLSDVAASSIDKINQRITQIQKAQRAAESRISEIEREKIQVASQKDQAHQDLVVIDRKLKETQERISHLDIQIGQTTLKAQDAAAQLDEATRRVEERDELLKTRVKVMYEMGEISYLDVLLGSNSFGDFLDRLNTVRLIIDQDVRILEANIEDQKIIEAKKREIENHLASLQGMYKETSDLKADLERQQNERAAMIAQLAAKQEELERVRQQQEQAMLDLMHNMREALRDKDQALRQRQFVGGRFAWPVPSSNRITSNFGYRTDPFTGRKTGHDGIDIGAPQGTTIVAAADGVVVVASYVRGYGNMVSIDHGGDITTLYAHIRNGGIKVKVGQKVTKGQKIAEVGSTGRSTGPHLHFGVYKGRTVVDPMGYLRG; from the coding sequence ATGCGCAAAACACCGTTATTGCTCGTATTGCTCCTATCGACATCGTTGCTTACGCCGTTGTCGGATGTGGCAGCTAGTTCAATCGATAAAATTAATCAAAGGATTACCCAGATTCAAAAAGCGCAGCGCGCCGCTGAAAGTCGGATCAGTGAAATTGAGCGGGAAAAGATCCAGGTCGCATCGCAAAAAGATCAAGCGCATCAAGATTTAGTCGTGATCGATCGGAAACTGAAGGAGACACAGGAACGCATCTCTCACTTGGACATTCAGATCGGTCAAACAACGCTTAAAGCGCAAGATGCGGCGGCCCAATTGGATGAAGCGACAAGGCGTGTTGAAGAACGGGACGAGCTTTTGAAAACGAGAGTGAAGGTCATGTATGAAATGGGGGAGATTTCATACTTAGATGTCCTGCTCGGTTCGAATAGTTTCGGCGATTTTCTCGATCGGCTGAATACGGTCAGATTAATCATTGATCAGGATGTTCGAATTTTGGAAGCAAATATTGAAGATCAGAAAATTATTGAGGCTAAAAAACGCGAAATCGAAAATCATTTAGCCAGTTTACAAGGAATGTACAAGGAAACGTCCGATCTTAAAGCTGATTTAGAGAGACAACAAAACGAACGAGCCGCGATGATTGCCCAACTGGCGGCAAAACAAGAAGAATTGGAACGCGTTCGACAGCAACAAGAACAGGCAATGCTCGATTTGATGCACAACATGCGTGAAGCTTTGCGCGATAAAGATCAAGCGTTGCGCCAGAGACAATTTGTCGGCGGAAGGTTTGCTTGGCCCGTACCAAGCAGCAATCGGATTACGTCCAATTTCGGCTACCGAACGGATCCGTTTACAGGCCGTAAAACAGGACATGATGGGATAGACATTGGCGCGCCGCAAGGAACAACAATTGTCGCTGCCGCTGATGGGGTTGTCGTTGTAGCCAGCTACGTGCGCGGTTATGGCAATATGGTCAGCATCGATCATGGCGGAGATATTACAACTTTGTACGCCCATATTCGCAATGGCGGAATTAAGGTGAAGGTTGGACAAAAAGTTACGAAAGGCCAGAAGATTGCCGAAGTGGGCTCAACCGGTCGTTCGACAGGTCCGCATTTGCATTTTGGCGTGTATAAAGGTCGGACGGTGGTTGACCCGATGGGCTATCTTCGCGGCTGA
- the ftsX gene encoding permease-like cell division protein FtsX, with product MKFRTLTRHAREGFRNIGRNGWMSFASVSSVAITLFVLGLFLVLAMNVNHSADVVEKQVEVRAYLKADTTHEQVGQVQEEIEQLATVESVNFITKEQGLETFRESWGDKGNLLTGLEGEENPLLDAFAVKPKNPQETSTIAETLTELPHIENVVFGEETIEKLFSVTKVVRNIGMVLIIALAFTAMFLIANTIKLTIVARRREIEIMKLVGATNAFIRWPFFIEGLLMGVVGAIIPIAILLTGYYYVIKFVKVDLNLYFLQLLPLDPLAWQITLLLMGIGAFIGVWGSMVSVRRFLKI from the coding sequence ATGAAATTTAGAACGTTAACGAGACACGCCCGCGAAGGTTTTCGAAATATCGGGCGTAACGGTTGGATGTCGTTTGCTTCAGTCAGCTCCGTCGCGATTACGTTGTTTGTGCTCGGCCTATTCTTGGTGTTGGCGATGAATGTGAACCATTCAGCGGATGTTGTTGAAAAGCAGGTCGAAGTTCGCGCCTACCTCAAGGCGGACACAACGCATGAACAAGTTGGTCAAGTCCAAGAGGAAATTGAACAGCTGGCGACGGTTGAATCGGTTAACTTTATTACGAAAGAACAAGGTTTGGAAACATTTAGAGAAAGCTGGGGGGATAAGGGGAATCTGCTGACAGGTTTAGAGGGGGAGGAAAATCCGCTCCTCGACGCGTTTGCGGTAAAACCAAAAAATCCCCAGGAAACTTCGACTATCGCCGAAACGTTGACAGAGTTGCCGCACATTGAAAATGTTGTGTTTGGGGAAGAGACGATTGAAAAGTTATTTAGCGTCACCAAAGTAGTGCGTAACATAGGTATGGTACTTATCATTGCGCTCGCTTTCACCGCGATGTTTTTAATCGCGAATACGATTAAGTTAACGATCGTCGCTCGTCGCCGAGAGATCGAGATTATGAAATTAGTCGGGGCGACGAATGCGTTTATCCGTTGGCCGTTTTTTATTGAAGGGCTGTTAATGGGTGTGGTGGGGGCAATTATCCCGATCGCCATTTTGCTTACAGGTTACTATTACGTTATTAAATTTGTGAAAGTTGATCTCAATCTGTACTTTCTGCAACTGTTGCCGCTCGATCCGTTGGCGTGGCAAATTACGCTCCTATTAATGGGAATAGGCGCGTTTATTGGCGTGTGGGGCAGCATGGTCTCTGTTCGCCGATTTCTAAAAATATAG
- the ftsE gene encoding cell division ATP-binding protein FtsE codes for MIEMVDVWKSYPNGTDALKEINIKIEKSEFVYVVGPSGAGKSTFIKLMYREERPSKGQIFLDGKNVEKLKEKQIPKLRRSIGVVFQDYKLLPTLNVYENVAFAMEVVEAPKKVIRSRVMEVLDLVKLNHKMRAYPDELSGGEQQRVAIARALVNDPITIIADEPTGNLDPETSWEIMKIFEEINCRGTTVVMATHNREIVNTMRKRVIAIEAGRIARDQQRGEYGYEI; via the coding sequence ATGATTGAAATGGTTGACGTTTGGAAATCGTATCCCAACGGAACGGATGCCCTGAAAGAGATCAATATAAAAATTGAAAAGAGTGAATTCGTTTATGTCGTTGGACCGAGCGGGGCTGGTAAATCTACATTTATCAAACTGATGTACCGCGAGGAACGGCCATCGAAGGGCCAAATTTTTCTTGACGGCAAAAATGTTGAAAAATTAAAAGAAAAGCAGATTCCAAAGTTACGCAGAAGTATCGGCGTTGTCTTTCAGGACTATAAATTACTGCCAACGTTGAATGTCTATGAAAATGTGGCTTTTGCGATGGAAGTTGTTGAAGCGCCAAAAAAAGTGATTCGATCACGGGTAATGGAAGTGCTAGATCTCGTAAAATTAAATCATAAGATGCGGGCCTATCCAGATGAATTATCGGGCGGAGAGCAACAGCGCGTGGCAATTGCTAGAGCGCTTGTTAACGATCCAATTACGATTATTGCCGATGAACCGACCGGGAACCTAGATCCAGAAACATCGTGGGAAATCATGAAGATCTTTGAAGAAATCAATTGCAGAGGGACGACGGTCGTCATGGCGACGCATAACCGTGAAATCGTCAATACGATGCGAAAACGTGTCATCGCAATTGAGGCGGGTCGAATTGCTCGCGATCAACAAAGAGGAGAGTATGGCTATGAAATTTAG
- a CDS encoding VanW family protein: MGEKKRFVRLGSLCLILAIALGGLYAYGKQTTIPIGYFFHDWHIGTLSPEQLKQQYPKRIAALQQKKIYFQLLEDSEIKEVSFTFKELGIPFNEQQVLNDILAYSKQEKLYKRIFDRMRGPDSKPFYLAPQWNEQKLHNALSSEWADVFAREPSNAERVFDEQDQISYKSEQSVFRPNISNLVIKLGKLEGERLWSEEKLAIVLPMEKLKPAITVEDLKSEGIDRKISEFSTHYSKSSSGRIHNVEKTAMILNDKMLEPGEVFSYKEIVDATETVHGYRAAPVIMDGELRPGIGGGVCQVSTTLYNAALLSDLEIVERRNHSLPIGYAPLGRDATFTNDGGIDFRFKNTTKNNLLIRAETKNGKLTVKIFGKDSDDDKQIEIFTERRSSHSVNVYKRVIVNGEVVNQELISSDTYRSPK; the protein is encoded by the coding sequence TTGGGTGAGAAGAAAAGGTTTGTCCGATTAGGTAGTTTATGTCTGATTTTAGCGATTGCATTGGGGGGTCTCTATGCGTATGGGAAACAAACGACGATTCCAATCGGCTACTTTTTTCACGATTGGCACATCGGAACGCTGTCGCCTGAGCAACTCAAACAGCAATATCCAAAGCGAATCGCCGCTTTACAACAAAAAAAGATCTATTTCCAGCTCTTAGAAGACTCGGAAATAAAAGAAGTCAGCTTTACATTTAAAGAACTAGGCATTCCCTTCAACGAACAGCAAGTACTCAATGATATATTAGCCTACTCCAAGCAAGAAAAACTGTACAAAAGAATCTTCGATCGCATGCGCGGTCCCGACAGTAAGCCTTTTTACCTCGCGCCCCAATGGAATGAACAAAAATTACATAACGCGCTCAGCTCCGAGTGGGCCGATGTATTTGCGCGCGAACCAAGTAACGCGGAACGTGTCTTCGACGAACAGGATCAGATCAGTTACAAATCGGAACAGTCCGTATTTCGACCGAATATCAGTAATCTCGTAATCAAACTCGGGAAATTGGAAGGCGAGCGACTGTGGAGTGAAGAAAAACTAGCCATCGTCCTACCGATGGAAAAGCTAAAGCCAGCAATTACGGTGGAGGATTTAAAAAGCGAAGGAATCGATCGTAAGATTTCTGAATTTTCAACCCATTATTCTAAGAGTTCAAGCGGTAGGATTCATAATGTGGAAAAGACCGCAATGATCTTAAACGATAAAATGCTAGAACCAGGGGAAGTATTCAGCTATAAGGAGATTGTTGACGCCACGGAAACCGTCCATGGTTATCGCGCGGCTCCTGTTATTATGGATGGTGAATTACGCCCAGGAATTGGCGGCGGGGTTTGCCAAGTGTCGACCACACTCTACAATGCAGCCCTCCTCTCAGACTTGGAAATCGTCGAACGCCGCAACCATTCGTTACCGATCGGCTATGCCCCTTTAGGACGTGACGCCACGTTTACAAATGATGGAGGAATTGATTTTCGCTTTAAGAATACGACAAAAAACAACCTGCTCATTCGCGCCGAAACAAAAAATGGGAAATTGACCGTCAAAATTTTCGGAAAGGATTCTGATGATGATAAACAAATTGAAATTTTTACGGAAAGAAGGTCCAGTCATAGCGTCAATGTATATAAACGCGTGATCGTAAACGGAGAGGTCGTCAATCAAGAGTTAATTTCCAGCGACACGTATCGATCACCAAAATAA
- a CDS encoding aspartyl-phosphate phosphatase Spo0E family protein, translated as MSLADSTHRSSVKLGLDALLEEICRLRSRLNEMSLEVGNLSNPSIVEISQQLDQKLNAYEQMKNKQAC; from the coding sequence GTGTCCTTAGCAGACTCAACCCACCGTTCATCAGTCAAACTAGGATTGGATGCATTGTTAGAAGAGATCTGTCGCCTTCGCTCCCGGTTGAACGAGATGAGTCTAGAGGTGGGTAATTTATCTAATCCAAGCATTGTTGAGATCAGTCAACAGCTGGATCAAAAATTGAATGCGTACGAACAAATGAAAAATAAACAAGCTTGTTAA
- the argH gene encoding argininosuccinate lyase, which produces MSKLWGGRFTKATDQLVEEYTASIQFDQQLWKEDITGSLAHVTMLGKCGILPAEDVETIKQGLKKVAAKIEQGEAEFTIANEDIHMNIEKMLIDEIGPVGGKLHTGRSRNDQVATDMHLYLREQTIELVELISKLQQSLIGQAKENIDTIIPGYTHLQRAQPILFAHHLLAYVAMLQRDAERLMDSWKRINVLPLGAGALAGTTFPIDREYTAELLKFDSIYMNSLDAVSDRDFIVEFLSAASLLMTHLSRLCEELVLWSSDEFSFVELDDAFCTGSSIMPQKKNPDVAELVRGKTGRVYGNLVGMLTVLKGLPLAYNKDMQEDKEGMFDTLETIHGALSLFIPMIATMKVGKEKMRQAAQQDFSNATDLADYLVNKGLPFRQAHEVVGKTVLYCIQQNKYLLDLTMDEYRQFSDLFEDDIYQTLDVMNVVNARDALGGTAQRQVEKQLAYMEQLKQTTDEWTANHRKKIEVQL; this is translated from the coding sequence ATGAGTAAACTGTGGGGCGGAAGATTTACGAAAGCGACCGATCAATTAGTCGAAGAATACACGGCATCGATTCAATTTGATCAGCAATTATGGAAAGAAGATATTACAGGCAGCTTAGCCCATGTGACGATGTTGGGGAAATGCGGCATCCTTCCAGCGGAGGATGTCGAAACAATCAAACAAGGCTTAAAAAAAGTTGCGGCGAAAATTGAACAAGGCGAAGCTGAATTTACGATTGCCAATGAAGATATTCATATGAATATCGAGAAAATGCTCATCGACGAAATCGGACCTGTTGGCGGTAAATTACATACGGGTCGTAGTCGAAACGATCAGGTTGCGACAGACATGCATCTTTATTTGCGCGAGCAGACGATCGAGCTTGTGGAATTAATTTCGAAGCTGCAACAATCGTTGATTGGCCAAGCGAAGGAAAATATCGATACGATTATACCGGGCTACACGCATTTACAGCGAGCCCAGCCGATTTTGTTTGCCCATCATTTGCTCGCTTATGTGGCGATGTTGCAACGTGACGCTGAACGATTAATGGATAGTTGGAAACGAATCAATGTGTTGCCATTAGGAGCGGGCGCGTTAGCGGGCACGACATTTCCGATCGATCGAGAATATACCGCGGAATTGTTGAAGTTTGACTCGATTTATATGAATAGCTTGGATGCTGTTAGTGATCGGGATTTCATCGTTGAATTTTTAAGCGCGGCTTCCTTGTTGATGACACATCTGTCTCGATTATGCGAGGAACTCGTGCTCTGGTCGAGTGATGAATTTTCGTTTGTTGAACTCGATGATGCTTTTTGTACGGGCAGCAGTATTATGCCGCAAAAGAAGAACCCTGATGTGGCCGAGCTCGTGCGTGGAAAAACAGGACGAGTTTACGGGAATCTAGTGGGGATGTTAACGGTGTTGAAGGGCTTACCGTTAGCGTATAACAAAGATATGCAGGAAGATAAAGAGGGAATGTTCGATACGCTTGAAACGATTCATGGCGCGTTGTCGTTATTTATCCCGATGATTGCGACGATGAAAGTCGGTAAGGAAAAGATGCGACAGGCCGCTCAACAAGACTTTTCTAATGCGACGGACTTAGCGGATTACTTAGTAAACAAAGGATTGCCTTTTCGACAAGCGCACGAGGTCGTTGGGAAAACGGTGCTGTACTGTATTCAACAGAACAAATATTTGCTTGATTTAACGATGGATGAATACCGACAGTTCTCTGATTTGTTCGAAGACGATATTTACCAAACGTTAGATGTAATGAACGTTGTCAACGCGCGAGACGCGCTTGGCGGAACGGCGCAAAGACAAGTCGAGAAGCAACTCGCTTATATGGAACAATTGAAACAAACAACGGATGAATGGACCGCAAACCATCGTAAAAAAATAGAGGTCCAACTGTAA